The following proteins come from a genomic window of Longimicrobiales bacterium:
- a CDS encoding PadR family transcriptional regulator, which translates to MDLLKGTLDMLILRTLSDEPMHGYGVSQRIRARTGGALEVQDAALYQALRRLEERGLVDAAWGVSENNRRARYYELTAGGRRALAREAAAWCRYADAVFQVLEPLHREV; encoded by the coding sequence ATGGACCTGCTCAAGGGCACACTGGATATGCTGATCCTGCGGACACTCTCGGACGAGCCGATGCACGGTTACGGCGTGTCGCAGCGTATACGGGCACGAACGGGCGGCGCGCTGGAGGTCCAGGATGCGGCGTTGTACCAGGCGCTGCGGCGGCTGGAGGAGAGGGGCCTGGTGGATGCGGCGTGGGGTGTATCGGAGAACAACCGGCGGGCGCGGTACTATGAGTTGACGGCCGGTGGGCGGCGGGCGCTGGCGCGTGAGGCGGCGGCGTGGTGCAGATACGCGGACGCGGTGTTCCAGGTGCTGGAGCCGCTGCACCGGGAGGTGTGA
- a CDS encoding M14 family zinc carboxypeptidase: MRRALGLAVTALLFSTSASAQHALVPGGPYDPAIPTPQSVLGYEVGERFTPHHLLMRYLEQVAAASGRVRLDTVAHSFEGREVMLVTLTSEANHRRMDQIRADARRLADPRGAAQADLDRVVSRMPSIVWLGFTVHGPEASGVEAAIAMTYQLAAGQDEQTRLVLDSTVVLIDPVQNPDGHERHAQDVMRMRSAWGVPTHPSAMIHSGTWPGPRTSHYYFDLNRDWYAQSHPETRGRVQSMLQWWPHVAVDLHEMGSNSTYFFPPAMDPINQIVHENILDWWDIYAEDIITAFDRGGWSFFRREGYDEFYPGYGSSWPLYTGAVGMTFEQASSRGGAIQRTDGTVLTLQQAARQHYTAAWATALGTAVRRDRRVRDYLTYRQTAITDGARSSLRTIVFERDMHGRADSLARSLLDNGIEVGRLTGSTTVRGATLYGGDGRATNVNVGAGAYVVDLSQPMGRLARALLEPDAPLDSAFIAEELERRRSGMGDRFYDLTAFSLPFTFNVRTWGSGQAVTPAEPVTYASLDAMRPAPPPAARYGYAFAAGSESSIRLLAALMADSVRIWYAPRAFRSGSYEFPNGGFVVRVAGNREDVHERVRSHAAAAGAAVAPLSSARADEGTDLGSNSVFPLDFPRIALVGGSPIGGQSFGYAWYAFDQRIGYPTTQIDVDAVSGAALDDFNVLIVPSVSAGAMNGALGEGGRERLARWVRAGGLLITIDAATEWLASEALDLSRVQVLRDTIREGGDGFEVNVSVPGAFVNAVGDTLSPIMAGVPRELPVLVFSSRVLTAPDDVRPGEVVIRYAAEEDLRAAGYLWPEAPPRLAEGTYVWTESVGRGRVVGFADDPNFRDLWRSMLPLFANAVFMGLSF, encoded by the coding sequence ATGAGGCGCGCCCTCGGCCTGGCCGTTACAGCCCTTCTGTTCAGCACGTCCGCAAGCGCACAGCATGCGCTCGTCCCTGGCGGACCGTACGATCCCGCCATTCCGACACCGCAGTCCGTGCTCGGCTACGAGGTCGGCGAGCGGTTCACACCGCATCATCTGCTCATGCGCTACCTCGAGCAGGTCGCGGCCGCGAGCGGGCGCGTGCGACTGGACACCGTGGCGCACAGCTTCGAGGGCCGCGAGGTGATGCTCGTCACGTTGACGAGTGAGGCGAATCACCGACGCATGGATCAGATCCGCGCGGATGCGCGCAGGCTCGCGGATCCGCGCGGCGCGGCGCAGGCCGATCTGGATCGGGTGGTTTCGCGGATGCCCTCGATCGTCTGGCTCGGCTTCACCGTGCACGGCCCGGAAGCGTCCGGTGTCGAGGCTGCGATCGCAATGACGTACCAGCTGGCGGCCGGTCAGGACGAGCAGACGCGGCTCGTGCTCGACAGCACGGTCGTGCTCATCGATCCCGTGCAGAACCCGGACGGTCACGAGCGCCACGCGCAGGATGTCATGCGCATGCGCTCGGCGTGGGGCGTGCCGACGCATCCGTCGGCCATGATCCACTCCGGCACCTGGCCGGGGCCCCGCACCAGTCATTACTACTTCGACCTGAACCGCGACTGGTACGCCCAGTCGCATCCGGAGACACGGGGACGCGTGCAGTCGATGCTCCAGTGGTGGCCGCACGTGGCCGTCGACCTGCACGAGATGGGATCCAACTCGACATATTTCTTCCCGCCAGCTATGGACCCGATCAACCAGATCGTGCACGAGAACATCCTCGACTGGTGGGATATCTACGCTGAGGACATCATCACGGCGTTCGACCGCGGCGGCTGGTCGTTTTTCCGGCGCGAAGGCTATGACGAGTTCTATCCCGGATACGGCAGCTCGTGGCCGCTGTACACGGGAGCGGTCGGGATGACGTTCGAGCAGGCGTCCAGCCGCGGCGGCGCGATCCAGCGCACGGACGGTACAGTGCTGACGCTCCAGCAGGCAGCGCGGCAACACTATACTGCGGCGTGGGCCACGGCGCTGGGAACGGCGGTGCGTCGTGACCGGCGGGTGCGTGATTACCTGACGTACCGGCAGACCGCAATCACGGATGGAGCGCGCTCGTCGTTGCGCACGATCGTATTCGAGCGCGACATGCATGGCCGTGCGGACTCGCTCGCCAGGAGTCTGCTCGACAACGGCATTGAAGTGGGCCGCCTGACAGGCAGCACTACGGTCAGAGGCGCGACGCTGTACGGTGGCGACGGCAGAGCGACGAACGTCAATGTCGGCGCTGGAGCGTACGTGGTGGACCTGTCGCAGCCGATGGGCCGACTGGCGCGTGCACTGCTCGAGCCGGACGCACCGCTCGATTCCGCGTTCATCGCGGAAGAACTGGAGCGCCGAAGGAGTGGCATGGGCGACCGCTTCTACGACCTTACCGCGTTCTCTCTGCCATTCACGTTCAATGTGAGGACGTGGGGCAGCGGCCAGGCAGTGACTCCGGCCGAACCGGTGACATACGCCTCGCTGGATGCGATGCGGCCCGCACCGCCGCCCGCAGCGCGTTACGGCTACGCGTTCGCCGCGGGCAGCGAGTCCTCGATCAGACTGCTTGCGGCGCTCATGGCCGACAGCGTCCGCATCTGGTACGCTCCGCGCGCGTTCCGGTCCGGCAGCTACGAGTTCCCGAACGGCGGGTTCGTCGTGCGCGTTGCGGGAAATCGCGAAGACGTGCATGAACGCGTTCGCAGTCACGCCGCGGCGGCCGGCGCCGCTGTTGCACCGCTGTCGTCCGCGCGGGCGGATGAGGGCACGGATCTCGGGAGCAACAGTGTGTTCCCGCTCGATTTTCCGCGCATTGCGCTCGTCGGCGGCTCACCGATCGGCGGGCAGTCCTTCGGGTACGCGTGGTATGCGTTCGACCAGCGCATCGGGTATCCGACCACACAGATCGATGTCGATGCGGTGAGTGGTGCCGCACTCGACGATTTCAACGTGCTCATCGTACCGTCCGTATCCGCGGGCGCCATGAACGGCGCACTCGGCGAGGGCGGCCGCGAGCGCCTGGCGCGCTGGGTGCGGGCGGGCGGGCTCCTGATAACGATCGATGCCGCCACGGAATGGCTGGCGAGTGAGGCACTGGACCTGTCACGCGTGCAGGTGCTCCGTGACACCATCCGCGAGGGCGGCGACGGATTCGAGGTGAACGTCTCCGTTCCGGGTGCGTTCGTGAATGCAGTCGGCGACACACTGTCACCCATCATGGCCGGTGTCCCGCGCGAACTTCCCGTCCTCGTGTTCTCCTCCCGCGTACTGACGGCTCCGGACGATGTCCGTCCGGGTGAGGTCGTGATCCGCTACGCCGCCGAGGAGGACCTGCGTGCGGCCGGCTACCTCTGGCCGGAGGCGCCACCGCGCCTGGCGGAGGGGACATACGTGTGGACGGAGAGCGTGGGCCGCGGGCGGGTGGTCGGGTTTGCCGATGACCCCAATTTCCGCGACCTCTGGCGGAGCATGCTGCCGCTGTTCGCGAACGCGGTATTCATGGGACTGAGCTTCTGA
- a CDS encoding prolyl oligopeptidase family serine peptidase, translated as MKRALLRRSRRHLLPAFLIPCLMPAPAAAQQSSEASVSAAAPTAIVPARRSLPIADFARWRAIASTTLSRDGAWVAWTYTQVRQDDELHVRHIDSGREHVVERASRPVFSDDGRWVAYSVSPTISEIDKLQKDKKPVPRRAELMNLETGAKTGWDDVASFDFADGSSHLAVQKSRPDPEPEHEGADLILRDLRTGVDELIGSVSWHAFNKPGTLLAWTTDADEMDGNGLYVVDLRTRVRKPLDSDRAKYARAAWSESGNALAVLRGVDVDTLTHRANTLIAFTNMGGESPTRVEVAPHADDVPAGHVVSDKAALQWSEAGDRLFFGVKAQEPKEKDDEDEDEAWQKPSDVTVFHWNDDRLQTVQEKQAESDRNRAERAVLHTGSRRVVMLQDSTLRGITIGRDGRWAVAWDDRAYMSDWEESRADYYRIDVNTGERTPMLEAQMRTFGMSPDGSRYAYWKDDHVWSYELASGRHVNLTARAPVSFVNAEWDYLSTPPAYGVAGWAKDGRGIVLMHRYDLWLVPLDGGEARNLTNGVGSEREIRFRYVQLDPEERFIDLSQPLLLSAYGQWTKEAGFYQLSGGRLRELVYTDNIYGGVQKARDADRLVFTRQSWTEFPDLQVARTDFAQPQKITDANPHQAEYSWGRRILFDYTNRDGVRLQGTLAIPEDYQPGQRLPMLVNFYEKYSQNLHLYPTPRFSSGPQFAGYVSEGYLVMQPDVHFRGGSSHSDMLECVEAAIAKVVELGYADPARVGLHGHSYSGGGASYIATRSKAFAAIVAGAAPINLVNEFNILFRGSGQNNHSYDIYGQGRYGSNPYDDFDMYWDQSPISGVRTMDTPLLYMHGDNDQIVEYNQGMEFYNALRFNRKPVIFLSYPGEGHSLSKLENNLDYQTRMSHFFGHYLKGEPAAPWMTDGERFIDKQRREPIRINVPARPAAANN; from the coding sequence ATGAAGCGCGCACTTCTCCGACGCAGCCGGCGCCACCTGCTCCCGGCTTTTCTGATTCCCTGTCTCATGCCGGCTCCGGCCGCGGCGCAGCAGTCGTCGGAGGCGAGCGTATCGGCTGCGGCGCCGACAGCTATCGTGCCGGCACGGCGGTCCCTGCCGATCGCCGATTTCGCGCGCTGGCGCGCCATCGCGTCGACGACTCTGTCGCGGGACGGCGCATGGGTGGCGTGGACGTACACGCAGGTGCGTCAGGATGACGAGCTGCATGTGAGGCATATCGACAGCGGGCGGGAGCACGTGGTGGAGCGCGCGTCGCGGCCGGTGTTCTCCGATGACGGCCGCTGGGTCGCGTACAGCGTGTCCCCGACCATATCCGAAATCGACAAGCTGCAGAAGGACAAGAAGCCGGTGCCCCGTCGTGCCGAGCTGATGAACCTGGAGACGGGAGCGAAGACCGGCTGGGATGACGTGGCGTCGTTCGACTTCGCGGACGGTTCATCGCATCTGGCGGTGCAGAAGAGCCGGCCGGATCCCGAGCCGGAGCACGAGGGCGCCGACCTGATCCTCCGGGATCTGCGTACGGGCGTGGACGAGCTGATCGGCAGCGTTTCCTGGCACGCTTTCAACAAGCCCGGGACGTTGCTGGCCTGGACGACCGATGCGGATGAGATGGACGGCAACGGCCTGTACGTCGTCGATCTGCGCACCCGCGTCCGCAAGCCGCTCGACAGCGACCGGGCGAAGTACGCGCGGGCGGCATGGTCGGAGAGCGGTAACGCGCTGGCGGTGCTGCGCGGCGTCGACGTGGACACGCTCACGCATCGCGCGAATACGCTGATTGCATTCACGAACATGGGCGGAGAGAGTCCGACCCGCGTCGAAGTCGCACCCCACGCCGACGACGTACCGGCGGGTCATGTAGTGAGCGACAAGGCGGCGCTCCAGTGGAGCGAGGCGGGCGACCGCCTGTTCTTCGGTGTGAAGGCGCAGGAGCCGAAGGAGAAGGATGACGAGGACGAGGACGAGGCCTGGCAGAAGCCTTCCGACGTCACCGTGTTCCACTGGAACGACGACCGGTTGCAGACGGTCCAGGAGAAGCAGGCGGAGAGCGACCGGAACCGTGCCGAGCGCGCGGTACTGCATACGGGCTCGAGGCGTGTGGTGATGCTGCAGGACTCCACACTGCGCGGCATCACGATCGGTCGCGACGGACGCTGGGCCGTTGCGTGGGACGATCGTGCATATATGAGCGACTGGGAGGAGTCGCGCGCGGACTATTACCGGATCGACGTGAACACCGGCGAGCGGACGCCGATGCTGGAGGCGCAGATGCGCACGTTCGGCATGTCGCCGGACGGGAGCCGCTACGCGTACTGGAAGGACGACCACGTGTGGTCGTATGAGCTTGCGTCCGGCAGGCACGTGAACCTCACAGCGCGTGCGCCGGTCAGCTTCGTCAATGCGGAATGGGATTATCTGAGCACACCGCCCGCGTATGGTGTCGCCGGATGGGCGAAGGACGGCCGCGGCATCGTGCTGATGCATCGCTACGATCTGTGGCTGGTTCCGCTCGACGGTGGCGAAGCGCGGAATCTGACGAACGGAGTCGGCAGTGAGCGCGAGATCCGGTTCCGTTACGTACAGCTGGACCCGGAAGAGCGGTTCATCGACCTGTCGCAGCCACTGCTGCTGTCGGCGTACGGCCAGTGGACGAAGGAGGCCGGCTTCTACCAGCTGAGTGGCGGACGACTGCGGGAGCTGGTGTATACCGACAACATCTATGGCGGCGTGCAGAAGGCGCGCGACGCGGACAGGCTGGTGTTCACGCGACAGAGCTGGACGGAGTTTCCGGACCTGCAGGTCGCACGCACGGATTTCGCGCAGCCGCAGAAGATCACGGACGCGAATCCGCATCAGGCTGAGTATTCATGGGGACGTCGCATCCTGTTCGACTACACGAACCGCGACGGCGTCCGGCTCCAGGGCACGCTCGCGATCCCGGAGGACTACCAGCCGGGCCAGCGGTTGCCAATGCTCGTGAACTTCTACGAGAAGTACTCCCAGAACCTGCACCTGTATCCGACACCGCGGTTCTCCTCCGGACCGCAGTTCGCGGGCTACGTGAGCGAGGGCTACCTCGTGATGCAGCCGGACGTGCACTTCCGCGGCGGCAGCTCGCACAGCGACATGCTGGAGTGCGTCGAGGCCGCGATCGCGAAGGTGGTGGAGCTCGGCTATGCGGATCCGGCACGGGTGGGGCTGCACGGCCACAGCTACAGCGGTGGCGGCGCGTCCTACATCGCGACGCGGTCGAAGGCATTCGCGGCCATTGTAGCCGGCGCCGCGCCGATCAACCTGGTCAACGAGTTCAACATCCTGTTCCGCGGCAGCGGTCAGAACAATCACTCGTACGATATTTACGGCCAGGGTCGCTACGGCTCCAACCCGTACGATGACTTCGACATGTACTGGGACCAGTCGCCGATCTCGGGAGTGCGCACGATGGACACGCCGCTGCTCTACATGCACGGCGATAACGACCAGATCGTCGAGTACAACCAGGGTATGGAGTTCTATAACGCGCTCCGCTTCAACCGTAAGCCCGTCATCTTCCTGTCGTATCCGGGTGAGGGGCACAGCCTGTCGAAGCTTGAGAACAACCTGGACTATCAGACACGCATGTCGCACTTCTTCGGACACTATCTGAAGGGCGAGCCGGCGGCGCCGTGGATGACCGACGGGGAGCGCTTCATCGACAAGCAGCGGCGCGAGCCGATCCGGATCAACGTTCCGGCACGCCCGGCCGCGGCGAACAACTGA
- a CDS encoding gluconate 2-dehydrogenase subunit 3 family protein — protein MSEPTRREFVSSTAALLGGGWLWLQLPAIATLSACARDAAMRNDPFTNLTAVEGRVMRAFASRILPSGDGLPGAEEAGAAWFVDAALGGPFGGVRGLFDEGLADLDARATEAHGVAFGDAAPEQQDAIMHDIEDTQFFFMARMLTLAGTFSDPSHGGNRDHAGFTLLGMEHAAAYQPPFGWYDEQHARSEGGAA, from the coding sequence ATGTCCGAGCCGACCCGTCGGGAGTTCGTCTCATCCACTGCCGCCCTGCTGGGCGGCGGCTGGCTGTGGCTCCAGCTCCCCGCCATCGCGACGTTGTCCGCATGCGCGCGCGACGCTGCCATGCGCAACGACCCGTTTACGAACCTCACAGCCGTGGAAGGACGCGTGATGCGGGCCTTCGCGTCACGGATCCTCCCGTCCGGCGACGGCCTGCCGGGCGCCGAGGAAGCGGGCGCAGCCTGGTTCGTCGATGCAGCGCTGGGTGGCCCCTTCGGCGGGGTCCGAGGTCTGTTCGACGAAGGACTGGCGGATCTCGATGCGCGCGCCACGGAGGCGCACGGCGTGGCGTTCGGCGATGCCGCACCGGAGCAGCAGGACGCCATCATGCACGATATCGAGGACACGCAGTTCTTCTTCATGGCGCGCATGCTGACGCTTGCCGGCACGTTCTCCGATCCTTCGCACGGTGGCAACCGCGATCATGCGGGCTTCACGCTGCTGGGGATGGAGCACGCTGCGGCATATCAGCCGCCGTTCGGCTGGTACGACGAGCAGCATGCCCGCAGCGAAGGCGGGGCGGCATGA
- a CDS encoding ABC transporter permease: MARRLREVRWLFRSRGEIAGDVEEEIAFHLEMRTAALVAEGRTRAEAEEQARREFGDARGLGASLRRSDARTQRRRRFTVWWDELRQDASFAWRSDLRAPGFTTAALCTLALSLGAAVAMFTVVNAVVLRPLPYAEPDRLVQLSPGQNFNIAMAETLEQRVPKLASVTGMSQWGLTLTGAGPAVELETQVVEPAFFEVFTVRPALGRAFREDERDPARSDVVLLSDALWRTRFGGDPGVIGRRIDVDGYGHRSREVIGIMPARFVAPLVASGQRPHLWVPLTYVPGRTIATDSSWYVNRIVGRMHAGVHVADVARDVRAAMERVRADNDQISDEAVRQAGAAGLLESIVGDTRATLWTLLGAVGLVLLLACANLANLLLARGVRRRQELAARAALGASRLRIVRGLVTESALLASAGAVLGILLAQVVLQLLRVSELSALPRAADLSMDGRVLLFAAATTGFSVLLFGVLPALRATAGDLRPALGPGVRVSGPSRGGRRFGSALIGAEVALAMVLVTSAGLLISSFRALRAVDAGIDAHDVLAIRVSPAPTEYEGIRALQFYDELFERLGRLPGVSAVGAIHLLPFTGGNWSFPYLADGHEPPVGAPLPSANFRVIAASYFDALDIPLLDGRVFDSRDRSDGEPVGIINHTLAESLWPGQSAVGREIKLFGSSPFRVVGVVGDVRQHGLDTQPSPEMYRPLTQWTLAAMTVTVEADGAGNALVPLVAAAVRSIDEDVPVVDARPLDAVLDESLARRRFFAGVLTTFGAVALLLGVIGIYGVMTYAASSRVPEFGVRIALGATHADVLRLAFTAGIAPVALGLAAGAAAAVAGSRLLSGLLYGVRPHDPLTLLLAALVLGSAAALASWLPARRFSRIEPRDVLGSN, translated from the coding sequence GTGGCACGCAGATTACGCGAAGTGCGGTGGCTGTTCCGCTCGCGTGGCGAGATCGCGGGCGATGTAGAGGAGGAGATCGCGTTTCATCTGGAGATGCGGACGGCAGCGCTGGTGGCGGAGGGTCGGACGCGTGCGGAGGCGGAGGAACAGGCTCGGCGGGAGTTTGGCGATGCGCGGGGGCTGGGAGCTTCGCTGCGGCGGAGCGACGCGCGGACGCAGCGACGGCGGCGGTTCACGGTATGGTGGGATGAGCTGAGGCAGGACGCGTCGTTCGCCTGGCGTTCAGATCTGCGGGCCCCGGGATTCACGACCGCGGCGCTGTGCACGCTGGCGCTGAGCCTCGGTGCGGCGGTGGCGATGTTCACGGTGGTGAACGCAGTGGTCCTGCGGCCGCTGCCGTACGCGGAGCCGGATCGACTGGTCCAGCTCTCTCCCGGGCAGAACTTCAACATAGCGATGGCGGAGACGCTCGAGCAGAGGGTGCCGAAGCTGGCCTCAGTGACGGGAATGTCGCAGTGGGGATTGACGCTGACCGGGGCTGGGCCCGCCGTGGAGCTGGAGACGCAGGTCGTCGAGCCGGCGTTCTTCGAAGTGTTTACAGTACGGCCGGCACTGGGCCGCGCCTTCCGTGAGGACGAACGCGATCCGGCGCGCTCGGATGTCGTGCTGTTGAGCGATGCGCTGTGGCGCACCCGCTTCGGCGGCGATCCGGGAGTGATCGGACGGCGCATCGATGTGGACGGCTACGGCCATCGTTCGCGGGAAGTGATCGGGATCATGCCGGCGCGCTTCGTCGCACCGCTCGTTGCATCCGGCCAGCGGCCGCATCTGTGGGTTCCGCTCACGTATGTGCCAGGCCGTACGATCGCGACAGACAGCAGCTGGTACGTGAACCGGATCGTCGGCCGGATGCACGCGGGCGTTCACGTCGCCGATGTCGCACGGGACGTACGGGCAGCGATGGAGCGCGTGCGTGCGGACAATGATCAGATCTCGGACGAGGCAGTCCGGCAGGCGGGTGCGGCCGGGCTGCTGGAATCGATCGTCGGCGACACGCGTGCGACGTTATGGACACTGCTCGGTGCAGTTGGCCTCGTGCTGCTCCTGGCCTGTGCGAACCTCGCCAACCTGCTGCTCGCGCGCGGTGTGCGCCGGAGGCAGGAGCTGGCAGCCCGGGCAGCGCTTGGAGCATCGCGGCTGCGGATCGTCAGAGGTCTCGTCACCGAGAGCGCGCTGCTTGCATCCGCCGGAGCGGTGCTGGGCATCCTCCTCGCACAGGTGGTACTGCAGCTGCTGCGCGTGTCGGAACTATCAGCCCTGCCGCGGGCGGCCGACCTGAGCATGGACGGTCGCGTCCTTTTGTTCGCCGCCGCCACGACTGGCTTCTCCGTCCTCCTGTTCGGGGTGCTGCCCGCACTCCGTGCCACAGCCGGCGACCTGCGACCGGCGCTCGGGCCCGGAGTACGTGTGAGCGGTCCGTCACGCGGCGGTCGACGGTTCGGCTCGGCGCTGATCGGGGCCGAGGTCGCGCTCGCGATGGTGCTCGTTACGTCTGCAGGACTCCTCATCTCCAGCTTCCGGGCGCTCCGCGCGGTCGACGCCGGTATCGACGCGCACGATGTGCTCGCCATCCGGGTCTCGCCGGCTCCCACGGAATACGAGGGTATACGCGCGCTGCAGTTCTATGATGAGCTTTTCGAGCGGCTCGGCCGGCTGCCTGGCGTGAGCGCGGTGGGCGCCATACATCTGCTTCCGTTTACGGGCGGCAACTGGAGCTTCCCGTATCTCGCCGACGGTCACGAGCCACCCGTCGGAGCGCCACTGCCGAGTGCCAACTTCCGCGTCATCGCCGCGTCATACTTCGATGCGCTCGACATCCCGCTGCTCGACGGCCGCGTGTTCGACTCCAGGGATCGAAGCGATGGGGAACCGGTCGGGATCATCAACCATACCCTCGCAGAGTCGCTCTGGCCGGGGCAGAGCGCCGTCGGACGCGAGATAAAGCTCTTCGGCAGCTCGCCGTTCCGTGTGGTCGGGGTTGTCGGTGATGTCAGACAGCACGGGCTGGACACGCAGCCGAGTCCGGAGATGTACCGCCCCCTTACACAGTGGACGCTCGCCGCGATGACCGTCACGGTCGAAGCGGACGGTGCCGGGAACGCGCTCGTGCCGCTGGTAGCGGCCGCCGTTCGCTCAATCGATGAGGATGTTCCCGTGGTGGATGCCCGGCCACTCGATGCAGTGCTCGATGAGTCGCTCGCGCGCCGCCGCTTCTTCGCCGGAGTCCTGACGACGTTCGGGGCCGTCGCACTGCTGCTCGGCGTGATCGGCATCTACGGGGTCATGACCTATGCGGCATCTTCGCGTGTGCCCGAGTTCGGTGTGCGCATCGCGCTCGGCGCCACACACGCCGACGTACTCCGCCTCGCCTTCACTGCCGGGATCGCACCCGTGGCGCTCGGGCTTGCGGCCGGGGCTGCAGCCGCCGTCGCCGGGAGCCGGCTCCTGTCCGGCCTGCTCTACGGCGTCCGGCCGCATGACCCGCTCACGCTCCTGCTCGCCGCGCTCGTTCTCGGCAGTGCCGCTGCGCTGGCCAGCTGGCTGCCAGCCCGCCGGTTCAGCCGGATCGAGCCGAGGGACGTACTCGGCTCAAACTGA
- a CDS encoding DUF3667 domain-containing protein, with amino-acid sequence MDAPGTLPREPERQRATVAADRGGQQPDSAAVADAPPPAERRRITFESLLRDGVAAALGVNSRWLRTLRALVVNAGGMARDYVAGARERYSHPMAYALASVTAYAVIRQFLERDSFFAGLDPVIRLGAAAPYVAIPLLIPTALVLNALFRRQRLGAAESYVMVLYASAQIALMETGLTLALYAGAPGWIAWGVRAVEALYGVAAVVQFTGERRWHGWLRAALVAATAVASVYGPMLLVAWYSWGFLR; translated from the coding sequence ATGGACGCGCCAGGAACCCTCCCGCGGGAGCCAGAACGGCAGAGGGCGACGGTCGCCGCTGACCGCGGCGGGCAGCAGCCGGATTCCGCCGCTGTCGCTGACGCGCCGCCTCCCGCAGAGCGCAGGAGGATCACGTTCGAGTCCCTGCTGCGGGACGGGGTCGCCGCTGCCCTGGGTGTAAACTCCCGCTGGCTGCGGACGCTGCGCGCACTGGTCGTGAATGCGGGCGGCATGGCGCGCGATTATGTCGCGGGTGCGCGCGAGCGGTATTCGCATCCGATGGCCTACGCGCTCGCCAGCGTGACCGCCTACGCCGTGATTCGCCAGTTCCTTGAACGGGATAGCTTCTTTGCCGGTCTCGATCCCGTCATCCGGCTAGGGGCAGCCGCTCCCTACGTGGCGATCCCGCTGCTGATACCGACGGCCCTCGTATTGAACGCGTTGTTCCGGCGCCAGCGGCTCGGCGCGGCGGAATCGTATGTGATGGTCCTCTACGCGAGTGCCCAGATTGCGCTGATGGAGACCGGCCTGACGCTCGCTCTGTACGCCGGGGCGCCCGGCTGGATCGCGTGGGGGGTCCGTGCGGTGGAAGCGCTGTACGGCGTGGCGGCCGTGGTACAGTTCACGGGTGAGCGGCGCTGGCATGGCTGGCTGCGTGCCGCGCTCGTCGCCGCCACTGCCGTCGCCAGTGTGTACGGGCCGATGCTGCTTGTCGCCTGGTACTCATGGGGTTTCCTGCGGTAA
- a CDS encoding ABC transporter ATP-binding protein: MTIIEATRLTKRYGRRTLAVDEISFTVEAGQIFGFLGPNGSGKTTTIGMLLDIINPTSGDIRLFDQYGGHELHVARRRIGATLETPNFYPYLSGYDNLRIVARIKEIPESRVAAALDAVGLAARQKDLFRKYSLGMKQRLAIAGAMIGDPDLVILDEPANGLDPEGMREIRDIIKGLAIDGRTIFLSSHLLNEVERTCTHVAIIKRGRIVHQGSIAELTARHALALARAPDPVALIEAARSYPAAVQVHDEGDDVLVELLDGDLAGLNQYLASRGVYVSYLAPRNVSLEDVFMELTADTPASSQVTA, encoded by the coding sequence ATGACAATCATTGAAGCGACGCGGCTCACGAAGCGGTACGGCCGCAGGACACTCGCGGTCGACGAGATCTCGTTCACCGTGGAGGCCGGGCAGATATTCGGCTTTCTGGGTCCGAACGGCAGCGGCAAGACGACCACGATCGGTATGCTGCTCGACATTATCAATCCGACGTCTGGCGACATCCGGCTGTTCGATCAATACGGCGGCCACGAGCTGCACGTAGCACGAAGGCGCATCGGCGCTACCCTCGAGACGCCGAACTTCTATCCCTACCTCAGCGGTTACGACAACCTGCGAATCGTCGCGCGGATCAAGGAGATCCCCGAATCGCGAGTCGCTGCAGCCCTGGACGCGGTCGGCCTCGCCGCCCGGCAGAAGGACCTTTTCCGGAAATACTCGCTGGGCATGAAGCAGCGGCTCGCGATCGCCGGCGCCATGATCGGCGACCCCGATCTCGTGATCCTCGATGAGCCTGCCAATGGGCTGGATCCCGAGGGCATGCGCGAGATCCGTGACATCATCAAAGGGCTCGCCATTGATGGCCGCACGATCTTCCTGTCCAGCCACCTGCTCAACGAGGTGGAGCGGACGTGCACGCATGTCGCCATCATCAAGCGGGGCCGCATCGTCCATCAGGGCAGCATTGCGGAGCTGACTGCGCGGCACGCGCTCGCGCTCGCCCGTGCGCCCGATCCCGTCGCGCTGATCGAGGCCGCACGCTCGTATCCGGCCGCCGTCCAGGTTCACGACGAAGGGGATGACGTGCTGGTCGAGCTGCTGGATGGCGATCTTGCAGGACTCAATCAATACCTCGCCTCGCGTGGCGTGTACGTCTCCTATCTCGCCCCACGCAACGTCTCGCTCGAGGACGTGTTCATGGAGCTCACAGCGGACACGCCCGCGTCCTCGCAGGTGACCGCATGA